From the genome of Sylvia atricapilla isolate bSylAtr1 chromosome 26, bSylAtr1.pri, whole genome shotgun sequence, one region includes:
- the MIDN gene encoding midnolin yields the protein MDPQPGARSCSRGAPACEVGPPEPPMNLYIHTTTGTRYELSVPAEETVEGLKRRLSQRLKVPKERLALLHKESRLSSGKLQDLGVVEGSKLTLVPTVEAGLMSQASRPEQSVMQALESLTETQVNDFLSGRSPLTLALRVGDHMMFVQLQLAAQQSTGQLQHRHLIASRGEAGASASPHCRTLHGASGSGFTRIPVAPTCQQSPAPSPTPASPAPPMYCNAPHAAPVTAGMFRSHGASTQTVNSSVVSSCSEVDCGSRSSSSPGSSPAPSARSRKPGAVIESFVNHAPGVFSGTFSGTLHPNCQDSSGRPRRDIGTILQILNDLLSATRHYQGMPQSLTQLRCQTQFSSSSSSSSSSPPASPDLATKTTSEPLPAAAAPTLHPVVQCQSQIRMCKPSGDRLRQTENRATRCKVERLQLLLQQKRLRRKARRDARAPYHWVPNRKAGRTNSNSSVSSEGSLDLDFEDSVWKPEVKAEMKSEFVVA from the exons ATGGACCCGCAGCCCGGCGCCAGGAGCTGCAGCCGCGGGGCTCCCGCCTGCGAGGTGGGGCCACCCGAACCCCCCATGAACCTCTACATCCACACCACCACCGGCACCCGCTATGAGCTCTCGGTGCCCGCCGAGGAGACGGTGGAGGGGCTGAAGCGGCGGCTGTCCCAGCGCCTCAAGGTGCCCAAGGAGCGTCTGGCGCTGCTGCACAAAGAGAG CCGCCTCAGCTCTGGCAAACTGCAGGACCTGGGGGTCGTGGAAGGCAGCAAGCTGACACTGGTGCCCACCGTGGAGGCCGGCTTGATG tcccaGGCATCCAGGCCAGAACAGTCGGTGATGCAAGCTCTGGAAAGCTTAACTGAAACTcag GTCAACGACTTCTTGTCAGGCCGGTCCCCGCTGACCCTGGCCCTGCGCGTGGGTGACCACATGATGTTcgtgcagctgcagctggcgGCTCAGCAGAGCACCGGACAGCTCCAGCACCGGCACCTCATCGCCAGCCGCGGCGAGGCGGGGGCCAGCGCCAGCCCCCACTGCCGGACGCTGCACGGTGCCAGCGGCTCAGGCTTCACCCGCATCCCCGTGGCGCCCACGTGCCAACAGAGCCCGGCCCCCAGCCCCACGCCCGCCTCGCCGGCACCCCCCATGTACTGTAACGCCCCTCACGCCGCCCCCGTCACCGCCGGGATGTTCCGGTCGCACGGGGCCAGCACGCAGACGGTGAACAGCAGCGTGGTCTCCTCCTGCTCAGAG GTGGACTGTGGCTcccgcagcagcagctccccaggcagcagtCCGGCCCCCTCGGCCCGATCCCGCAAGCCCGGGGCTGTCATCGAGAGCTTCGTCAACCACGCGCCTGGGGTCTTCTCAGGGACCTTCTCCG GCACTTTGCACCCCAACTGCCAGGACAGCAgcgggcggccgcggcgggaCATCGGCACCATCCTGCAGATCCTCAACGACCTCCTCAGCGCCACGAGACACTACCAGGGCATGCCCCagtccctgacacagctccgCTGCCAGACAcagttctcctcctcctcctcttcctcctcctcctcaccgCCTGCCTCTCCGGACCTCGCCACCAAAACTACCTCAGAGCCGCTgccggcggccgccgcccccACCCTGCACCCCGTCGTCCAGTGCCAAAGCCAGATCCGGATGTGCAAGCCCAGTG GGGACCGGCTGCGGCAGACGGAGAACCGGGCGACGCGCTGCAAGGTGGagcggctgcagctgctgctgcagcagaagcgGCTGCGGCGGAAGGCGCGGCGGGACGCCAGGGCTCCCTACCACTGGGTGCCCAACCGCAAGGCCGGGCGCaccaacagcaacagcagcgTCTCCAGCGAGGGCAGCCTGGACCTGGACTTCGAGGACTCGGTCTGGAAGCCAGAGGTCAAGGCCGAGATGAAATCCGAGTTTGTCGTAGCATAG
- the CIRBP gene encoding cold-inducible RNA-binding protein isoform X3, whose protein sequence is MASDEGKLFVGGLSFDTNEQSLEQVFSKYGQISEVVVVKDRETQRSRGFGFVTFENIDDAKDAMMAMNGKSVDGRQIRVDQAGKSSENRSRGYRGGSAGGRGFFRGGRGRGRGFSRGGGDRGYGGSRFDSRSGGYNGSRDYYNSRSQGGYGDRNSGGSYRDSYDSYAG, encoded by the exons ATGGCATCAGATGAGGGAAAGCTCTTTGTCGGCGGGCTCAGTTTCGACACCAATGAGCAGTCATTGGAACAAGTCTTCTCTAAATATGGACAGATTTCTGAAG TCGTGGTGGTGAAAGACAGAGAGACTCAGAGATCCAGAGGTTTTGGCTTTGTTACTTTTGAAAATATCGATGATGCAAAAGACGCAATGATGGCCATGAATGGAAAG TCTGTAGACGGGCGTCAGATCCGAGTTGACCAGGCTGGGAAATCCTCTGAGAACAGATCCCGTGGCTACAGAGGGGGGTCTGCAGGGGGCCGGGGCTTCTTCCGTGGGGGCCGAGGCCGGGGCCGTGGCTTCTCCAGAG GAGGTGGAGACAGAGGCTATGGCGGCAGCAGATTTGATTCCAGAAGCGGAGGCTATAACGGCTCCAGAGACTACTATAATAGCAG GAGTCAAGGTGGCTATGGAGACAGGAACTCAGGAGGCTCCTACAGAGACAGCTACGACAGTTACG CAGGCTGA
- the CIRBP gene encoding cold-inducible RNA-binding protein isoform X2, translated as MASDEGKLFVGGLSFDTNEQSLEQVFSKYGQISEVVVVKDRETQRSRGFGFVTFENIDDAKDAMMAMNGKSVDGRQIRVDQAGKSSENRSRGYRGGSAGGRGFFRGGRGRGRGFSRGGGDRGYGGSRFDSRSGGYNGSRDYYNSRSQGGYGDRNSGGSYRDSYDSYATHNE; from the exons ATGGCATCAGATGAGGGAAAGCTCTTTGTCGGCGGGCTCAGTTTCGACACCAATGAGCAGTCATTGGAACAAGTCTTCTCTAAATATGGACAGATTTCTGAAG TCGTGGTGGTGAAAGACAGAGAGACTCAGAGATCCAGAGGTTTTGGCTTTGTTACTTTTGAAAATATCGATGATGCAAAAGACGCAATGATGGCCATGAATGGAAAG TCTGTAGACGGGCGTCAGATCCGAGTTGACCAGGCTGGGAAATCCTCTGAGAACAGATCCCGTGGCTACAGAGGGGGGTCTGCAGGGGGCCGGGGCTTCTTCCGTGGGGGCCGAGGCCGGGGCCGTGGCTTCTCCAGAG GAGGTGGAGACAGAGGCTATGGCGGCAGCAGATTTGATTCCAGAAGCGGAGGCTATAACGGCTCCAGAGACTACTATAATAGCAG GAGTCAAGGTGGCTATGGAGACAGGAACTCAGGAGGCTCCTACAGAGACAGCTACGACAGTTACG CTACACACAACGAGTAA
- the CIRBP gene encoding cold-inducible RNA-binding protein isoform X1, whose protein sequence is MASDEGKLFVGGLSFDTNEQSLEQVFSKYGQISEVVVVKDRETQRSRGFGFVTFENIDDAKDAMMAMNGKSVDGRQIRVDQAGKSSENRSRGYRGGSAGGRGFFRGGRGRGRGFSRGGGDRGYGGSRFDSRSGGYNGSRDYYNSRSQGGYGDRNSGGSYRDSYDSYGKSGFDRER, encoded by the exons ATGGCATCAGATGAGGGAAAGCTCTTTGTCGGCGGGCTCAGTTTCGACACCAATGAGCAGTCATTGGAACAAGTCTTCTCTAAATATGGACAGATTTCTGAAG TCGTGGTGGTGAAAGACAGAGAGACTCAGAGATCCAGAGGTTTTGGCTTTGTTACTTTTGAAAATATCGATGATGCAAAAGACGCAATGATGGCCATGAATGGAAAG TCTGTAGACGGGCGTCAGATCCGAGTTGACCAGGCTGGGAAATCCTCTGAGAACAGATCCCGTGGCTACAGAGGGGGGTCTGCAGGGGGCCGGGGCTTCTTCCGTGGGGGCCGAGGCCGGGGCCGTGGCTTCTCCAGAG GAGGTGGAGACAGAGGCTATGGCGGCAGCAGATTTGATTCCAGAAGCGGAGGCTATAACGGCTCCAGAGACTACTATAATAGCAG GAGTCAAGGTGGCTATGGAGACAGGAACTCAGGAGGCTCCTACAGAGACAGCTACGACAGTTACGGTAAGTCTGGCTTCGACCGGGAGCGCTGA
- the CIRBP gene encoding cold-inducible RNA-binding protein isoform X4 produces MASDEGKLFVGGLSFDTNEQSLEQVFSKYGQISEVVVVKDRETQRSRGFGFVTFENIDDAKDAMMAMNGKSVDGRQIRVDQAGKSSENRSRGYRGGSAGGRGFFRGGRGRGRGFSRGGGDRGYGGSRFDSRSGGYNGSRDYYNSRSQGGYGDRNSGGSYRDSYDSYG; encoded by the exons ATGGCATCAGATGAGGGAAAGCTCTTTGTCGGCGGGCTCAGTTTCGACACCAATGAGCAGTCATTGGAACAAGTCTTCTCTAAATATGGACAGATTTCTGAAG TCGTGGTGGTGAAAGACAGAGAGACTCAGAGATCCAGAGGTTTTGGCTTTGTTACTTTTGAAAATATCGATGATGCAAAAGACGCAATGATGGCCATGAATGGAAAG TCTGTAGACGGGCGTCAGATCCGAGTTGACCAGGCTGGGAAATCCTCTGAGAACAGATCCCGTGGCTACAGAGGGGGGTCTGCAGGGGGCCGGGGCTTCTTCCGTGGGGGCCGAGGCCGGGGCCGTGGCTTCTCCAGAG GAGGTGGAGACAGAGGCTATGGCGGCAGCAGATTTGATTCCAGAAGCGGAGGCTATAACGGCTCCAGAGACTACTATAATAGCAG GAGTCAAGGTGGCTATGGAGACAGGAACTCAGGAGGCTCCTACAGAGACAGCTACGACAGTTACG GCTGA
- the FAM174C gene encoding protein FAM174C isoform X1, which produces MSEPLGGSVSGSRPARNGAAPEPASGSAGPGRCLRRAHRPAAFLRPPLPLRCPGPAMPRLLLLLILLLVPLLGRAAAPSPGNSTEPLRAATGNETQTESEHESGPRPSVGSGLPVLRRAVYVLSALSALAALYFVLRAFRPRSEGSRNEPKTHFRLKKPQRKKYGLLSSQDENIELGSLDSDEDTVFETRNLRR; this is translated from the exons ATGTCGGAGCCCCTCGGCGGCTCGGTGAGCGGGTCACGGCCGGCCCGGAACGGCGCAGCCCCGGAACCCGCGAGCGGCTCCGCGGGGCCCGGGCGGTGCCTGCGCCGCGCGCACCGGCCCGCCGCCTTCCtgcggccgccgctcccgctgcgctgccccggcccggccATGCcgcgcctcctcctcctcctcattctCCTCCTCGTCCCGCTCctcggccgcgccgccgcccccagccctgggaacagCACGGAGCCGCTGAGGGCGGCTACAGGGAACGAGACGCAGACGGAGTCGGAGCACGAGTCCGGGCCGAGGCCGTCGGTGGGGTCGGGGCTGCCGGTGCTGAGGCGGGCGGTTTATGTGCTGAGCGCTCTGTCGGCGCTGGCCGCGCTCTACTTCGTGCTGCGGGCGTTCCG ccccaggTCCGAGGGCTCCAGAAACGAGCCCAAAACTCATTTCAGGTTGAAGAAGCCCCAGAGGAAGAAGTACGGGCTGCTGTCGAGCCAGGACGAGAACATCGAGCTGGGCTCCCTTGACAGCGACGAGGACACCGTGTTTGAAACCCGGAACCTGAGGCGGTGA
- the FAM174C gene encoding protein FAM174C isoform X2, whose amino-acid sequence MPRLLLLLILLLVPLLGRAAAPSPGNSTEPLRAATGNETQTESEHESGPRPSVGSGLPVLRRAVYVLSALSALAALYFVLRAFRPRSEGSRNEPKTHFRLKKPQRKKYGLLSSQDENIELGSLDSDEDTVFETRNLRR is encoded by the exons ATGCcgcgcctcctcctcctcctcattctCCTCCTCGTCCCGCTCctcggccgcgccgccgcccccagccctgggaacagCACGGAGCCGCTGAGGGCGGCTACAGGGAACGAGACGCAGACGGAGTCGGAGCACGAGTCCGGGCCGAGGCCGTCGGTGGGGTCGGGGCTGCCGGTGCTGAGGCGGGCGGTTTATGTGCTGAGCGCTCTGTCGGCGCTGGCCGCGCTCTACTTCGTGCTGCGGGCGTTCCG ccccaggTCCGAGGGCTCCAGAAACGAGCCCAAAACTCATTTCAGGTTGAAGAAGCCCCAGAGGAAGAAGTACGGGCTGCTGTCGAGCCAGGACGAGAACATCGAGCTGGGCTCCCTTGACAGCGACGAGGACACCGTGTTTGAAACCCGGAACCTGAGGCG ATGA